One Mycolicibacter sp. MU0083 DNA window includes the following coding sequences:
- a CDS encoding superoxide dismutase: MADYTLPDLDWDYGALEPHISGQINELHHSKHHAAYVAGVNGALAKLEEARANDDHAAIFLNEKNLAFHLGGHVNHSIWWKNLSPNGGDKPTGELAAALDDAFGSFDKFRAQFTAAANGLQGSGWAVLGYDTLGGKLLTFQLYDQQANVPLGIIPLLQVDMWEHAFYLQYKNVKADYVKAFWNVVNWADVQARFAAATSKTSGLIF, translated from the coding sequence GATTACGGAGCCCTTGAGCCGCACATCTCGGGTCAGATCAACGAACTGCACCACAGCAAGCACCACGCCGCCTACGTCGCCGGCGTCAACGGCGCCCTGGCGAAGCTCGAAGAGGCCCGCGCCAACGACGACCACGCCGCGATCTTCTTGAACGAGAAGAACCTGGCCTTCCACCTGGGCGGCCACGTGAACCACTCGATCTGGTGGAAGAACCTGTCGCCCAACGGTGGCGACAAGCCCACCGGCGAGCTGGCCGCGGCCCTCGACGACGCGTTCGGGTCGTTCGACAAGTTCCGCGCGCAGTTCACCGCCGCGGCCAACGGCCTGCAGGGCTCGGGCTGGGCGGTGCTCGGCTACGACACCCTGGGCGGCAAGCTGCTGACCTTCCAGCTCTACGACCAGCAGGCCAACGTGCCGCTGGGCATCATCCCGCTGCTGCAGGTCGACATGTGGGAGCACGCCTTCTACCTGCAGTACAAGAACGTCAAGGCGGACTACGTCAAGGCGTTCTGGAACGTCGTCAACTGGGCCGACGTACAGGCTCGGTTCGCCGCGGCCACCTCGAAGACTTCGGGGCTGATCTTCTAG
- a CDS encoding peptidase, whose amino-acid sequence METTGSGRAIEVAPFHSRGELHGFVVFGRWPDSTKEWAQLLSITVRVASLPGLLSTTTVFGTHEELPDDPGPGTVGFLLAEGTVTGTAAIAPGYFAGHQPSALLMLHPPSETVPSLPECRGAASGCVLLPGLPYLGLQHRAAWVEAESDGTVTSMVSRVGLDPVSHPDTAILAMLLAA is encoded by the coding sequence ATGGAGACGACAGGGTCTGGCCGGGCGATCGAGGTCGCCCCCTTTCACTCCCGCGGAGAGCTGCACGGTTTCGTGGTGTTCGGCCGGTGGCCGGATTCGACCAAGGAATGGGCCCAACTGCTCAGCATCACCGTCCGGGTCGCGTCGCTGCCCGGGTTGTTGTCCACCACAACGGTATTCGGAACCCATGAGGAACTCCCCGACGATCCCGGACCGGGCACCGTCGGATTCCTGCTCGCCGAGGGCACCGTTACCGGTACCGCGGCGATCGCGCCGGGATACTTCGCCGGCCACCAGCCGTCGGCGCTGTTGATGCTGCATCCGCCGTCGGAGACCGTTCCCTCACTGCCCGAATGCCGCGGCGCCGCTTCGGGATGCGTGCTGCTGCCCGGCCTGCCCTACCTGGGCCTGCAACACCGGGCGGCGTGGGTCGAGGCCGAGTCCGACGGCACCGTCACCTCGATGGTGAGCCGGGTCGGCCTCGATCCGGTCAGCCATCC